The genomic stretch TTATTTAGAGAGTGATGTCGATGCTTGCAATGAGGGTAGTGATCAGAGGAAAATACTATATGGAATGAAATGGGTGATGGCAAGATTTCAATACCCGCAAAAAGGGAATTGTATTATTTACTGCTTCGCTTTGATGGTTATTATATCGATGCTAGTAGGATTATAGTTTCTCTTATATGATGTGTTTGTTTTAGGAAAAACTTTAcgataaaagaaaatgcttttcgaaagagcatttctcaagaaaatatttttccttttttcggttTAGGTAGTTAATTTTCTTAATTCtaaatatgcatattttctttttactataaataatttttcattgacttatCATTTTTAACAAATCAAATTGGCATGAAAATTCAGGAAACTAATTGGCGAAatttgttttcattcaaacaaacaTACCCTTGAGTTAGGGAGATAATCTGTTGCAATGCCATGCCCTGCCATGCCTTACTTTGGTTCTCGCGTCAACTTATTGTTGGCGAGAAGGAATCGTTTATGGAATATCTCGGTTGACTCAACGGTTAAAACTTGGAGGAGCGGTCGCATGCTGCAGTGGGAACGACAACGACATGTAGATGACCTGAAAACGAGCTGCCTCGAATTGGAACTTGACGGGTTGTCGGGTGACCATGTACACGGAAAATTACAAATGCTCAGCGACAGTCAgatttgacttggtcaaatgCTACCTGCGTAAATGGTAAGGCTACATGACCACGCTGTTTCGCCGAAAATCGACTTTTATTGAAAGTCGTTCTTCGGTTTCTATTGGGAGAGATAGATTCTATGGtaatttctaacaaaaaaatatcatgAGGAAGGAAAATGATTTGGATTTTTGTTTGAGAATACTCGAAtttttcattataaaaaaaaagaaaatatcatatTAGACAATACAATCGATAATTTCCCTTTCGAACGAGATTGAACGTACACAATCTATATCGAATTTAATTTTCGACAAAGCCTAAAAACATAGTCACTTCAAAAGAAACCGAATGAGAAGCCGAAATTTGATCAACGACGAAGCACTTAGGAACTacccggaatttaatcgacgacgtGAATCTGAAAATTATAACTATAACGTAAAAATTGGAAGATAATTCAAAAATAACAGTTTTGTTTACTTGTGTGAGTGGGAGCGGTTCATATATTCGAGAATCTCGATCTCATGTTCTCATGTTGCGTTTTGATCTTTCGCCTTTTTATCTCTTTTCCATGATTCGTTTTCCTTGCCGAATGGTTTTTGCTATAACCCAATGACTTCACCAAAGAATAAGATAAAGACGATGGTTTCTTTCCACGAACCTTCTGACTGAAGTGCTTTACCAAGTACAAATACAACACAACAACCTTAGCTGAAACCAAAAGGATCCAAACAAAGTTTGTGAAAATCGAATCAGGGTTGGGAGGAATCACACATTCTTTGGCCCCAGATATGGAGCAGATCATCCTTCCTGTCCCCCATGATCGTCCTTCCTCCACTGACCTCTTCCAGGACCACGACGACGACTCCTCCGCTCCCTCATGGCGTCTCAGCCTCACCGAGTTCCGCCTCCCTCCCGGcgaccacccccacccccactcTCGCTTCTCCTGCCGCCACCTCCTCCCTACTCCGAGTATGTATCTCCCTATCCCTACTCGATCGTTGCGTTAATCctggattttttctcaacatctCCTGTTACTACACTTCGTTCGTTCGTCTCGTGCTTCGACTTCTCCGTCGGAAGCAGAGACGCCTCTtgggaaaaaacaaaaccctGTGCGATGCTTTTGACGTTTTCGCTGATTGATGGAAATTAACGTGCTCTGTCCTGTATACATCATTCTCTGGCAACTTCTCTTGCGAAAGGGCCAGCGCCACGATGTCTGGGACCAACCTGCTTTGTTTTACTTGCTCTTTGTCTGTCTGTATGGATGAATTTGGGCTCGGTCCTCTTGGTAGTGTACTCCTGTGGTGGGATCCCACAATAACGCATACATTCATTGCTTCACGTATTTCGAGAGTTGTGTTTGCTTCCATTCGACCATTTTCGGTGGGTGGAGTTGGTTCATTTCGTAGTTACGCTGACCATGACCTAGCTTTggagcttcattttttttttcctttttaatggcCCTTGTTATTTTCTTCCAGCCGAGGTATCAATCGACACAAACACAAAACAAAGATAACGAAGTTGGGCTTGTTGCTTCTTTAGACTGTCTACATCGATCGCGGCAGCACATGCTTTCAACTTCGGTTTCTGTAATACCCCACAAAACTGAGGGGTACGGGGCAAAGTCATTCTGTAAGCATCATATAAGTGAAATGGAAAGTTGAGTGTGGAGCTTTAAAATGTTTAGTGACATGTAATGGTTACTTTTGTCCGTGCTCAAATTCAGGTCATAAGTGTTGGGAGAGTCGAGCTATATCATAGAATGTTTTCAGATTGTATTATATAATTTCAATTCAGGGAAAGAGCGCAAGCTAGCAGAATATTACAAGAAACAGGAAAGCCTTCTTGAAGGATACAATGAGATGGAGGCCATGACTGAGTCAGGGTGTTTTCCCGGGAGCCTAACTGAGGTTGATTCTTTATCGCTCACATCTTCCtacatttcatttgtttcagATCTTAGGGGTGTGCATTCTTACTCCTAGAAAAAGGAGATTCTTCAGTACATTGAAATGCTTCTCCACCTGGCAGCTCTCGAAGCAAGATAAACAATCATGGAgatcttttaacttttctttaaaTTGGAGGATAAACATGAGTTTATGACATTATTTCTAGTTTACTCAGAAGAAATCGCTTCTAATCAATGAATTGCATTTTGTAGGATGAAATGAAGCAGCTCGCAAAGAGCGAAAGATTTGCAGTCCACATTTCAAACTTAGCAAACGTTGTGCTTTTCATAGCAAAGGTCTACGCTTCCGTTCAGAGCAGATCACTGGCAGTTATCGCCTCAACCTTGGACTCATTCTTAGATCTACTGTCAGGGTTTATTTTGTGGTTCACAGCAAATGCTATGAGGAACCCCAACCAATATCATTACCCTATTGGTAAGAAGCGGATGCAACCAGTGGTATGTTCCCCTGCTTCCTTGGTTAAATAATTTGTTGTTGATCCATTGGTAAACATTCTAATTGAATCCAACTTTTCTTTGCTCCCACTAAATTTCCCTAGCGTATCCTAGTCTTATGACTATAACTTGATTCTTCTGTCCTCCCACTAAATTTCTTTGCGTGCTCGTTATTCGATAACTTCAGCTAGCTAAATTTTATGTAAATAAAAGATGGGCCACTTATCGTGATAGCGCATGGCTTAGTTGATTACGTCACCGAATTACTGTCAATTTCCCTTTGCCTCCATAGTTAGTTCACTGAAAAAGGCACTGTCAGATATAGTTTTGTATAGCAGGGCTATTGAAGTACAGTAGGACGAACTGTAACGACTAATGATAGGAACTAAATAGCCATGCAGACCAGGGGTATCAAAAAGACGATAAGGGTAAGTGATTTTGGTTTGATTTGGCTTCAGGTGGAGATTGTCTTGGTGGTGTCTAAGTGTATCCATTGTTGGGGTCACTGCGGTCCGTTAATAACAGAAGCCTGACCAACCTCAAGCTTAAGTCATAGTTAATGCGTCTGTGATATTAATCGTGGTGTAATAACCCTTAACCATGTGAATAACTTTAGACTAATTAGTACATATTTCATAAGTGAATATTACGTCCATACGATTTTAGTATCAGACCTAAGTTCGGGAGGTTACAATTTTTGCTTCAGAGCGGGTGTGGAGTGATAAGGTGTATGAAGATTAGGTAGACAAAGCTTAGGTTGCCACAGTGATAAGGCGATTTGCGGATTAGATTAGACTAGATAAATTTAATTGGTGTTGGTGGGGAAGGGGAattgtgttttgtttttgtcgGTTCAACCCAACATCCccagtttgtttgtttgtttgtttttttttttttttggtaatgatCATCCCCATTTTGTTTGATCCGCAAATAAACGAAAAAAGGACTTTGTCTAAAAATCAAGAATGAGATGGCTGCAGTCCGACATAATATGTATCTATATGGAGGATGGTAAAAAATATTCGAAAGAAATGCTCTTTATAAAGGAGAAACcagtcaaaaggaaaaataagacCATATCTTTTTCAGATACTAGGAGCTGATGACCTGAATATTACCAATACGAAATTCTAAAATTACTCGATCAGAATAATCTGTGTTGACGTAACCAATCTTTGAGATTAAACTACAATTGTAATGGTATTTACGTCTTGAAAATGCAGGGTATTATTGTATTTGCTTCAGTAATGGCAACTCTTGGCTTACAAATCCTGTTGGAGTCTTTTCGAGATATCATGTCCAAGGTAAGTGATCTTTCTGTTGTTTGCTTTGTCGTGTCACTTGCAAACAAATTCATACAGAGGTTGGTAAAGACTTGTTTACAGAGCAGTTAGAATGGGAGGGCTTTAGGTTTTCTATTGAGCTAACGATAACGGAAAGAAGGCTTTGAGTCTCCTCTTGGGACTTGAATATTCTAGTCTACTTCTACCGTTAGAACTTACACCAGGAGGATATTCAATTCTTCCTTCTGATTTTTTCATTTAGATACTTGTAGAAATTTGTGGATATGAAAATGCTGCTGCATCACAGATGACCTATTGGTTCGCGGCGACCTTGCCAGTAATCAATTGTTTTAAGCTGGAGGACTTGAGATCAAGACTTCATCCCATCACTCCAGTTCACTTATCTTATTTCATTATATTTCAATCAAATCTACTTGCAGTCACACCCAGAAACTGATAGTGAGAAGGAGAAGTGGATGATCGGGATTATGGTTTCTGTCACAGTAGTAAAGTTTGCCCTTATGGTCTATTGTCGAAGATTCAAGAATGAAATTGTTAGAGCCTATGCTCAAGATCATTTCTTTGATGTTATAACTAATTCTGTCGGTCTGGTGGCGGCTGTCCTATCCATCCGCTACTACTGGTGGATAGATCCCATTGGAGCTATAATAGTAAGTTTATCTCGAACAGTCCTACTTTTACTTTTTCCATTGTGTATTTCTGACTGTTATAGATTTACTAGCCCCCTTCATCCTATCAATGGATTTATGTTGGGCACAAAACTTTTCTAAGCCAACTTATTACGTACTCTGCAGATAGCAATTTATACCATAAGCACGTGGGCAAGAATGGTGGTTGAGAATGTATGGTCGCTTATTGGAAGAACAGCCCCACCTGAATTTATAGCGAAGTTAACATATCTCATTTGGAACCATAATGAAGAGATCAAGCACATTGACACAGTGAGAGCTTACACTTTTGGTTCTCATTACTTCGTGGAGGTCGACATAGTATTGCCTGAAGACATGCTCTTGAACCAAGCCCACAATATCGGGGAAACACTTCAGGAGAAGCTTGAACAATTGCCCGAAGTTGAGCGAGCTTTCGTCCATATTGATTTTGAGTTTAGTCACAGGCCTGAGCACAAGAGCAGAGTATGAGACGGATGATGATGTCTGACCATTTAGACTCCCTTTTCTTATTCATTTAAATGGGTTGACTTGCATTGGGAGGAGAAGCCCATGCAAAAGCATTTTATACAGACTGATATGTGCTGAAGATCAAAGTTTGGTTAAAAGAATGTTATTATGAGTAGAACTACTTTGGAAATAATGCGCcgtctttttgttctttcatggtGATGACTGGAACTGCCTTTAGAGAGAGATGCTTGAATCTTCCTTTCCCACGTGGAAGGATGTGACGTGATTTGCATTTTAAGACCCTAGTCTTTTTCCTCCTGGTAAGCATTCCCGGCCTCAGTGCTTCTGTGTAATAACTCTACAATTTTCTCGATACAAAGAATAGCCCGGTTCGTATTGAAGCGTCCTAGGTTGGAATTGTCGAACGGGGAGCCCTTGGGTGGTACAAACTGTGCTGGTGGGGGTAGGTCGCTTGCACCTACCGCTTTGTTTGGTGGCCTCTCCTTCTTTAGGTAGATAGCTGGAGGAGTAAGGGTGACGTACGATACCACGCGGAGGATCTTCAGGCGTGACTAAGTTGCCAATGCCACACTTCATTATGTGTGCGAATGCGCGTCATATGCTGTGTTATATGAACATGTAGACATATATACAGATCATTAACAATATGAATGTGCAAATATGGTGTGAGTGTGTCAAGGAAAGATGCTAGAAGTATCATCACTCCGTGGCAAAACTTGCTCATAACTGAAGATAGAACATTCAGCAGGCAACAAATCTACTTCGTTGATGAGTCTCACTCATTTCAATCCCCAACATTCAAGCGTCAATTTCCACTTTTGCTGGCCATAAATTTAGGTTGGGAAATTAATATGACCGAATCTCTCTCGTTCACCACACCCAAATGCAGAAGCGGACCTCTTTCCTGAAACTCTTGAGggtctcttttttcttttcctactcTGCACTAGCAAACAACAAACTACAGGAGATGTACTTCGTTGGTTTCCTCCCTTCCGTTGAGATGTATGCCAGGAACAACGTGGTACGCTATGCCATTATTAACCGCTTTATGTGGCGGCTGTCCCGAGGGTGAACCACCAAGAGAACGATATTTTCTGCGTATcctcttttgggaaataaaaatcccattTGCAGTTTGCTTCACTTTTGTCCCAAGAAAATAATGCACGAGACCATTGCTAGTCATCTCAAATACCTTCACCATGGATGGCTTAAAAGCATCGATCGTCGATTgcttgtttcctgtaaaaataaggTGATCGACATATAAACAGgcttgtttcctgtaaaaataaggTGATCGACATATAAACAGGCTAATAGTACCTCACCTTTTTCTTGCTTCAAATAAAGCACATGCTTGCATGGACATTGAGAGAGTTCCCATTTTCTTGAAATAAGCATCACTTCTGAAATTTCATGCTCTCGGTGCTTGTTTAAGACCATatagagctttcttcaactgcGACACTTTGTCTTCATGACCTTTGGTAATAAACCTCATGGGTTGCTCAATATAAATCTCTTCACCCAAGATGCCATTTAAAAATGCTGTTTTGATGTCCATTTGATAAATTTGCCAACATTTTTGAATTGCAATAGAAATGATAAATCTAATCGTTTCCATGAGGATTACAGGGGCAAAAAACTTCATCATAGTTGATATCGGCCTTTTGCTTGTATCCCTTCATGATGAGTCTAGCCTTCTACCTTGTCACTTCACCGTTCTCATTCTTCTCGGCCTTGTACACCCATTTGATGCCGATCGCTTTCTtctccttcggaaggatagcatgCTCCAGCGTTTGATTCTTCTTGATGATGgctttccttcatttttcttcttttacaacATCATCATATGAAAGGGGCTCACAATCGGCAAGAAGACATAAGATGAAGCTCATCGGTGGTTTCATAAATCTCTGATAATCTCCTcaatttttgtgcaattggtTAATCGATACTATTTGAAGAAGTCGATGGTGATGAGCTCAAAAAAGATACTGGAGAACAAGGGTGAAGAATGATCCTCCAACTCTATTTTGCTGGAGTCACCATGATCATCCGCTTCAACTTTCACATTGTCTCCCCACATGCTTTCTTCATCAAACTTGACATTTCTATTTACATACAATTTCAAAGTGTTAGGATCAAATTATCTATAGATTTTGGATGAAGAATCATACCCGATAAAGATGAGCTTTTTCCTCTTGTCTTCCAACTTCGATCTTTTCCGGTGCGGGACATGAGCATAGGCAATGCTCCCGGAAACTATCAAATGAGAAACACTATGTGTTCTCCTGCTCCATGCTTCTTGTGGAGTTACGCCTTCAAGTCCATATGTGGGACATCAATTTTGTAGATAGATTGCACACATGATAGATTCATCCCAAAGTTGTTTGGGCAAGTTCTTGCTTTTCACCATATTTCGAACCATGTCAAGAATGGTTCTATTTTTATGTTTAGCCatgccattttgttgaggaaaaTATGGCATCGTCAAGAAACGTCCAATACCATGATGCTCACAGAATTTGTTGAATGTGGCTGAAGTGAATTCTATTCCACGAACAATCCTAAAGGCTTTGATAAAATAGCCACTATCTTTTTCAGCTAGGTGGTTGAATTACTTGAAAATGTAAAAcactttcaattttattttcaaaaaatacgcCCAAGTTTGTTGAgtgaaatcatcaataaaagcaaCGAGGTATCGATGATTACGATTGATTACGCTGCACACATTAGAATGAAACGACTCAAGGGGCTTCTTCGCACGATAAGTTGCTTCTTTCAGAAAGCTATTTTTGAATGCTTGCCGATAACACACCTTCACATAATTGATCCGGATGATCGATATGTGGTAAGTCATGAACCATGTTCTTGCGGGAAAGCAAATTGAGTCCGCCAAAATTGAGGTGCTCGAACCTCAAATACCACAACCATGAAGGATCATCAACATGTGCCTTCAAGCATCGAGCCATCTCATTCTTTATATTGAGAATGAACATCATGTTCTTCGACATCTGAATATTTgcaatcaatttattattttgatcTCTTAGCACAACACTAAGATCATTCATGTCAATATTATATCCTTTCTCCATAAGCTGTCCCAAACTCAAGATATTGCTTGATATTTTGggtacataataaatattaataataaactgATGTGCACAATTCTTCAAATGAGTTAGAATTGTACCTTTGCCTTCAACAAGAATTTTGGAATTATCACCAAACGAGACTTTCCCTTTGATTGTCTCATCCAATTCGACAAACATCTTCTCTCGGCCACACATGTTCTTGCTTGCACCAATGTCCAAGTACCACGTATCACTTTGTCTACCTTCGTCCTCTTTGAATGCCAATAAAAGAACTTGATAGGCATCATTAACCaaagttttcttttcatttgctcTGCTACTTTCTTCATTCTAATACTCAAAAGCATAATGGCCAATTTATGGCAATGATAACATCGGattttagatttatcatacCATTGGTTGCTCGAGTTCTTTCCTCTTCCATGAAAACTTCTTTGATTTTGGTTTCGAGCAATATCTCCTCTGCTTCGTCCACGACCTCTAGCTTGAAAATGACCTTGGCCTCGACCTTGACCACAATCTTGATTAGTCCCTCAAACTTGCATAGGGACTCCATGTTGGTCTGTCTCATCTCGAATAGTCAGCTGAGTTTGGAGTACTTTCTCCATTAACTCGGGTTCATTTCTTCTAAttctttcttcatgggcttgcAATGAACTTAGAAGTTCATAGATCACCATAGCATCGAGATCTTTGGATTCCTTGATTG from Rhodamnia argentea isolate NSW1041297 chromosome 2, ASM2092103v1, whole genome shotgun sequence encodes the following:
- the LOC115736536 gene encoding metal tolerance protein 9, producing MEQIILPVPHDRPSSTDLFQDHDDDSSAPSWRLSLTEFRLPPGDHPHPHSRFSCRHLLPTPRKERKLAEYYKKQESLLEGYNEMEAMTESGCFPGSLTEDEMKQLAKSERFAVHISNLANVVLFIAKVYASVQSRSLAVIASTLDSFLDLLSGFILWFTANAMRNPNQYHYPIGKKRMQPVGIIVFASVMATLGLQILLESFRDIMSKSHPETDSEKEKWMIGIMVSVTVVKFALMVYCRRFKNEIVRAYAQDHFFDVITNSVGLVAAVLSIRYYWWIDPIGAIIIAIYTISTWARMVVENVWSLIGRTAPPEFIAKLTYLIWNHNEEIKHIDTVRAYTFGSHYFVEVDIVLPEDMLLNQAHNIGETLQEKLEQLPEVERAFVHIDFEFSHRPEHKSRV